The sequence below is a genomic window from Flavobacterium sediminilitoris.
GAAAGGATACGAAATTTTAGAAACTAATTGGGTTTTTGATAAAGCGGAAATTGATATTATTGCTCAAAAAGAAAACACACTAGCAGTTGTTGAAGTAAAAACAAGATCTAGTTTGGATTTTGGTTTACCACAAGATTTTGTTAAGCCAAAAAAAGTTCAGTTACTCGTAAAAGCAATAAATGAGTATATTATTTCAAATGATTTAGATGTTGAAGTTAGGTTTGATATAATAGCAGTATATAAAGAAAAACAGAAATATAACATAGAGCATATAGAAGAAGCTTTTTATTATTTTTAGTTATAAATATAACATTTTGTGTTTTTTATTATATTTGTAAAAACTTTTTAAAAATGAAAACAATTTCCTCAGTTGTAGAACAGTACATTAAGTCAAAACCTTTCTTATTAAATTCCTTATCTCAAGGAATCATAAACTTAACTTCTTTAGCCAGAGTAATGATGCCTTATTTGGAAAAAGAATTAGGAAAAGATATTAAACAAGGAGCCGTTGTAATGTCTTTGAAAAGACTTTCTGAAGAATTAGATTTCAAAATCAATCATAAAATTTCAAGAGTATTAAAAAATACAGGTGAAATAACGGTTCGATCTTCATTAACAGACTATGCTTTCAATATTTCAGATACTTTGTTAGATAATCAGGCTAAGTTGTTATCTGAAATTAATAAAGAATCAGATGTTTTTTATACATCATCGAGAGGTGTAAATGAAACAAATATCATTATAAGTACATCTGTGTCTTATTTGGTAGCAGATCTACTAAAAATGGAAAAAATAACGCATAAAATTGAAAACTTATCATCAATTACGGTAAAACTTCCTCAAGAAAATATTTCTGTTCCAGGAGTTTATTATTATATTTTTCAGCGCTTGGCATGGGAAGGAATTATTATTCACGAAGTAATTTCAACCACAAATGAGTTTACAATAATTGTGAGTGATAGTCAAATAGATATTGCATTTAAAGTAATAAAAGACTTGAAAAGTATTCAAGATTAGTAAAAAAGCGTTTGTTTCTTTTTACATCAAAAAAAGAAATGTATTTTTACCATTCTTTGATACTAAAAAGAGAAAATTGAAGTTAAAGAAATAAAGCGTTTTATCTTGAAGAACAATATATTAAAATACTCATATATTTTTGGCTTACTACTTTTTATAATAGGTTGTTCTGTTAAAAAAGATAAGTTTGTCAATAGAAATTTCCATGCAGTTACTACAGAATATAATGTGTTATACAATGGAAACTTAGCCTTAGATGCGGGTCAGGCAGAATTAGTCTTAACATATAAAGACAATTTTTGGGAAATATTACCAATTGAAAGGATGCCTAATGTTGAAGAAGAAATATTACCAGGTCAAACAAAAAATCCAAATTTTGAACGAGCGGAAGAAAAAGCAGTAAAAGCAATTCAAAAGCATTCCATGAACATACAAGGTTCTGAGAGAAACCCTCAAATGGATGAAGCCTATTTGTTATTAGCAAAAGCAAGATATTTTGATAATCGTTTTATTCCTGCTTTAGAAGCATTAAATTATATTTTATATAAATACCCAAAAAGCGACAAAATCTATCATGCAAAAGTATGGAGAGAAAAAGTCAATATTCGTTTAGATAACGAGGAAACAGCAATAAAGAATCTTAAAAAACTATTAGAAAGCGATAAAATAGAAGGACAAGATTTAGCTGATGCAAACGCAATGTTGTCACAAGCATATCTCAATGTAGGATCAAAAGATAGCGCGATCACAACTATAAAAATTGCAAAGGAAAATACAAAAACGAAAGAAGAACGAGCAAGGTATTCTTTTATATTAGGTCAACTATATGAATCATTAGAATATAATGATAGTGCTTATGCAGCTTTTCAAGAAGTAATAGACATGAATAGAAAATCTCCTAGAAGATATGTAATTCAAGCACATGCAAAGCAAGCAGCTCAGTTCGATTATAAAAATGGAGATACTTTAATTTTTACTGAAAAATTCAATAAATTAATTGAAGATAGAGAAAACAGACCTTATTTGGATATTTTACATCATCAAATGGGGCTTTTTTATGATAAACAAGAAATTGATAGTACAGCTAAAAAGTATTATAACAAATCACTTAGAACAGTATCACAAGACAAATATTTAGTTGCTTCAAATTATAGAAATATTGGAGAAATATATTTTAAAAATGCAGAATATAAAATTGCAGGCAAATATTATGATAGTACATTAAATAGTTTAAGTGATAAAACTAGAGAATATAGAAAATTTAAAAAGAAAAGGGATAATCTAGATGATGTTATTAAATATGAAGAAATAGCAAAAGTAAATGATAGTATTCTTGCCTTGGTTGCGATGTCTGAAATTGAAAGAAATAATTATTTTGAAAAGTATATAGAAAAACTAAAGAAAGAAGATGAGTTAAAAGCTAAAATTGCAGCAGAAAAAGCTGAATTAGAAGCAAATAAAGCCGCTAACTTAGCAAATGCTAATAATAGTTTTTCTAAATTAAGTCAACAAAGTAAAATAAATTCTCTTCCTGCTAAAAACTTGTCAGGGGGAAAAGAAGAACAAAGCACGTTTTATTTTTATAATCCTGTAACAGTAGCTTTTGGAAAAAAAGAATTTAAAAACAAATGGGGAGACAGACAATATAAAGAAGATTGGAGAATGTCTTCGGGAAATAATTCATCAAAAGAATTAGATGATGATGAAGAGAATCAAGATAATATTGTTGAAAATGATTCTTTAAATCACATTGAAAATAAACCAGAATACAAAGTTTCTTTTTATACATCACAACTACCAAAAGAGCAAACCATTATTGATAGTATTCATAAAGACAGAAATTATGCCTATTATCAACTGGGTGTTATCTATAAAGAAAAATTTAAAGAATATGAATTAGCTACTAATAGATTAGAAAAATTGCTTAAAAATAATCCTGAAGAGAGGTTGATTTTACCAGCTAAGTATAACTTATATAAGATTTATGAAATTATAAACCCTCAGAAAGCAGAGGATTATAAACGTCAAATTACTTTAGAATATCCTAATAGTAGATATACGCAAATTATAGAAAACCCTTCAGAAGCAATGGAAGACGATTCAAATCCGGAAGCGGTCTATAATAAATTATTTAAAAAATACGAAAAAAATCAACTGAGAGAAGTCTATAAAGAAGTAGAAGAAAGAATTGAGCAATATTTTGGAGAAGAATCATTGCCTAAGTTTGAAATGCTTAAAGCAAATGTAATTGGAAGATTAAAAGGTGTAGATGAATATAAGAAAGCTTTAAACTTTGTATCATTAACATATCCTGATATTGAAGAAGGAAAACAAGCAGAACAATTATTGCAAAATGATATTCCAAGATTAGAAACAATAAATTTTGGAAATGCAGAAGGAACATCATGGAAATTAGTCTTTCCAAAAAAAGAAACAGATCAAGAGAATACTAAAAAATTAATAGATAAGGTTGAGAAATATCTAAAAGCACGTAATAATGAAGATTTGAAATTATCAACAGATATCTATACATTAGATGATAACTTCGTTGTTATACATGGTTTTATTACTGAAGAAGTTGCAAAAGCAACCTTAAGTATTTTACAAGAATATAAAGATTATAAGATTAAAGATGAAGTTCATATTGTTTCTACTGAAGATTATAAAGTAATTCAAGTAAAAAAGAAATTTGAAGAATGGATTAAATAAACCAATAACTCAACCCCCAAATTATTTATAAAAAATGTTCGATAAAACAACAAAACAAAAAGAAACGCCATTAGGAAAAACAAACCGAATTGTACAAGGAACCATTATTACTGGAAATATTGAATCGAAAGATGATTTTAGATTAGACGGAATATTAATTGGAAATTATACTTCAGGAGGAAAATTGGTTATCGGAACATCAGGTGAAGTTCAAGGAGATATTAAATGTAAGAATGTTGATATTGAAGGAAACTATGTAGGAAAACTAGAGGTAGAAGAATTATTAACAATAAAATCAACAGCAAAAATAAAAGGAGATGTACTTGTTGGAAAGCTTTCTGTTGAACCAGGAGCAGTTTTTGAAGCTACTTGTGGAATGAAATCACAATCTAAAACAGTAAAAACGGATGCTAAATCATAAAAATAACTAGTTAAATAGTCTTAGAAATCTCATTTTTAATGGGATTTTTTTTATTTGACAAACTTCATTTGTTAAAGATAAACTTGAAATTCAAAACATTTTGTTTTTATAAGAATAAATTTTTGTAAAAAAATCACTTTTAAAGATTTCTTAACAAAAACTTAATAAAACTTAATTATCTATTTTTTTTAATTTTTATTAAGAAATATTTTTGGTTTTTTTTAACATAAAAAATAGAAGATTAATCATTGAAAAAACCAAAATAATGCAAAAGTGTTATTTTACATAGAAAGTCAAATTGTTTTATAATTTTTTTTTCAAAAATATTTGTGCTTTAAATACAAAGTACAATTTTATGAGAAAGAATTTTTATTATTTATTAATGACTCTTTGCATTATGAGTGTGTTTCAATCTAATGCACAAAGTAAATTTAAAGGAGTTGTTAAGGATAACAAAGAAAGACTAAGTCTTTTTGGAGCAACGGTAAGCGTATTGTCACCCAGTAGTAATGTTGAGGAAAAAACAACAGTAGATTTTGATGGGACATTTAAAATCAGTTCAGTAAAAGCATTTGGAACAATTGAAATTTCAATGCATGGATATGTTACAAAAGTAATTTCATTTTACAAAAATCAAGATGATACTATAGACTTAGGTACAATATATTTAGAAGATAATTTAGTTGTAGAAAAAGATGTAATAGTAACAACCTCAAGTATCGACGTTATTAAAGATAGAAAAACACCTATCTCTTCGTCTACAATGAGAAACTATGAAATGCGTGAAAAAGTTTCAAATAAAGATTTTATCGAATTAACTAGCCAAATGCCAGGAGTTTATACTTCTAGAGTAGGAGGTGGTTTTGGAGATTCAAGAATTAATGTGAGAGGTTTTGAGCAAAACA
It includes:
- a CDS encoding YraN family protein — protein: MAEHNELGKIGEEKAAEYLQGKGYEILETNWVFDKAEIDIIAQKENTLAVVEVKTRSSLDFGLPQDFVKPKKVQLLVKAINEYIISNDLDVEVRFDIIAVYKEKQKYNIEHIEEAFYYF
- a CDS encoding aspartate kinase, whose amino-acid sequence is MKTISSVVEQYIKSKPFLLNSLSQGIINLTSLARVMMPYLEKELGKDIKQGAVVMSLKRLSEELDFKINHKISRVLKNTGEITVRSSLTDYAFNISDTLLDNQAKLLSEINKESDVFYTSSRGVNETNIIISTSVSYLVADLLKMEKITHKIENLSSITVKLPQENISVPGVYYYIFQRLAWEGIIIHEVISTTNEFTIIVSDSQIDIAFKVIKDLKSIQD
- the porW gene encoding type IX secretion system periplasmic lipoprotein PorW/SprE; its protein translation is MKNNILKYSYIFGLLLFIIGCSVKKDKFVNRNFHAVTTEYNVLYNGNLALDAGQAELVLTYKDNFWEILPIERMPNVEEEILPGQTKNPNFERAEEKAVKAIQKHSMNIQGSERNPQMDEAYLLLAKARYFDNRFIPALEALNYILYKYPKSDKIYHAKVWREKVNIRLDNEETAIKNLKKLLESDKIEGQDLADANAMLSQAYLNVGSKDSAITTIKIAKENTKTKEERARYSFILGQLYESLEYNDSAYAAFQEVIDMNRKSPRRYVIQAHAKQAAQFDYKNGDTLIFTEKFNKLIEDRENRPYLDILHHQMGLFYDKQEIDSTAKKYYNKSLRTVSQDKYLVASNYRNIGEIYFKNAEYKIAGKYYDSTLNSLSDKTREYRKFKKKRDNLDDVIKYEEIAKVNDSILALVAMSEIERNNYFEKYIEKLKKEDELKAKIAAEKAELEANKAANLANANNSFSKLSQQSKINSLPAKNLSGGKEEQSTFYFYNPVTVAFGKKEFKNKWGDRQYKEDWRMSSGNNSSKELDDDEENQDNIVENDSLNHIENKPEYKVSFYTSQLPKEQTIIDSIHKDRNYAYYQLGVIYKEKFKEYELATNRLEKLLKNNPEERLILPAKYNLYKIYEIINPQKAEDYKRQITLEYPNSRYTQIIENPSEAMEDDSNPEAVYNKLFKKYEKNQLREVYKEVEERIEQYFGEESLPKFEMLKANVIGRLKGVDEYKKALNFVSLTYPDIEEGKQAEQLLQNDIPRLETINFGNAEGTSWKLVFPKKETDQENTKKLIDKVEKYLKARNNEDLKLSTDIYTLDDNFVVIHGFITEEVAKATLSILQEYKDYKIKDEVHIVSTEDYKVIQVKKKFEEWIK
- a CDS encoding bactofilin family protein, producing MFDKTTKQKETPLGKTNRIVQGTIITGNIESKDDFRLDGILIGNYTSGGKLVIGTSGEVQGDIKCKNVDIEGNYVGKLEVEELLTIKSTAKIKGDVLVGKLSVEPGAVFEATCGMKSQSKTVKTDAKS